A genomic region of Pyrus communis chromosome 14, drPyrComm1.1, whole genome shotgun sequence contains the following coding sequences:
- the LOC137714764 gene encoding ankyrin repeat-containing protein ITN1-like: MESPILIAAKNGVTEMVEKILELFPVAIHDMNTEKKNVVLLAVEYRQPLVYNLLLKRKILKESVVSTVDHEGNSALHLAAKLGEHKPWLIPGAALQMQWEIRWYEYVKTSMPLHFFARHNKKGRTAKDIFTETHDTIVKTGGEWLTNTSKSCSVVAALVATVAFATSTTIPGGMNKKSGKPTLENQPAFNIFAIASLVALCFSVMAVVMFLAILTSRYQEKDFGKDLPRKLLVGLTSLFVSIASMLVSFCTGHFFVLKDKLKYAAFPVYVITCFPITFFAIVQFPLYFDLIWATFKKVPQRSYKIVPL, encoded by the exons ATGGAATCGCCAATACTGATTGCTGCAAAAAATGGGGTGACTGAAATGGTGGAGAAGATCCTTGAACTTTTTCCGGTGGCAATACACGATATGAACACAGAGAAAAAGAATGTAGTGTTGTTAGCAGTGGAATACAGGCAACCCCTTGTGTACAACCTCTTGCTAAAAAGGAAAATCCTGAAAGAAAGTGTGGTCAGTACAGTGGATCATGAAGGGAATAGTGCATTACATCTAGCAGCAAAGTTGGGAGAACATAAGCCTTGGCTAATTCCTGGAGCTGCGCTGCAAATGCAATGGGAAATCAGATGGTATGAG TATGTAAAAACCTCCATGCCTCTACACTTCTTTGCCCGCCACAACAAGAAGGGCAGGACAGCAAAGGACATCTTCACCGAAACCCACGACACAATCGTCAAGACCGGGGGGGAGTGGCTAACCAACACCTCCAAGTCCTGCTCTGTCGTGGCCGCCCTCGTTGCCACTGTCGCCTTTGCAACCTCAACCACCATCCCCGGCGGCATGAACAAAAAAAGCGGAAAACCAACCCTAGAAAACCAGCCAGCTTTCAACATCTTCGCCATTGCCTCCCTGGTCGCCCTCTGCTTCTCCGTCATGGCCGTGGTCATGTTCCTAGCCATCTTAACTTCCCGGTACCAAGAGAAGGACTTCGGTAAGGACCTGCCGAGAAAGCTTTTGGTAGGGTTGACGTCGCTGTTTGTCTCTATAGCTTCCATGTTGGTTTCTTTTTGCACGGGACATTTTTTCGTGCTTAAAGATAAGCTCAAATACGCTGCATTTCCGGTTTACGTCATCACTTGCTTTCCGATAACCTTTTTTGCCATAGTGCAGTTTCCACTGTACTTTGATCTGATTTGGGCTACTTTTAAGAAGGTACCACAACGGAGTTACAAGATAGTTCCTCTTTAA
- the LOC137714633 gene encoding uncharacterized protein: MDDKIKSMDTEKIKKYLFRIAMQRDWEAVVRTYELNERAHGEKITKSGDTALHIAVSDGQEKHVEELVKLVTVKELQIRNERGNTPLHIASWMGNVKMCCCLAKAQPSLVITFNVDNETPLFLAAVYGKKDAFLCMHHIYTPTLGDDRQKRYKYCRRNDGDTILHSAISGDYFDLAFQIIDLYGDLVNYVNAQGFSPLHLLATKPSAFKSGSHLGLFQKIIYYCIYVDELKADRSNGGIIKTFKVEEKPNYPENYQICINFIRLFRETIPSVIKNVVQANQRQRREIKSADPENQRTLNTSNSGSKSNDLSQGHQKFPRNYTTCFEFVKLISKAMLIVLGLGSTQIRKIREKKKKHKWSVQIMNELLKRAAMYEYEDSGMNPQVTTAPSHKENDIDETTPYNIADGGPILMPPDSAVPAPMPEQKAEKPNNGKEKIPEDWYFLSSGFWLASWSLPTISRRMKVMVENDIGS; this comes from the exons ATGGATGACAAGATCAAGAGTATGGACAcagagaaaatcaagaaatactTGTTCCGAATTGCCATGCAGAGGGATTGGGAAGCAGTTGTTAGAACCTATGAGCTCAACGAGAGGGCTCACGGGGAAAAAATCACCAAGTCAGGTGACACAGCACTACACATAGCAGTATCCGATGGCCAAGAAAAACATGTTGAAGAGCTCGTAAAACTGGTTACTGTAAAGGAGCTTCAAATTCGAAACGAGCGAGGGAATACCCCTCTCCACATCGCGTCATGGATGGGAAACGTGAAAATGTGTTGCTGCCTTGCCAAGGCTCAGCCATCGCTGGTCATTACTTTTAATGTAGACAATGAGACTCCTCTATTCTTGGCTGCTGTCTATGGTAAAAAAGATGCCTTCTTATGCATGCACCACATCTATACCCCTACCCTTGGAGATGATCGTCAGAAACGCTACAAATATTGTAGGAGGAATGACGGTGATACCATCTTGCATTCTGCAATTTCCGGGGACTACTTTG ATTTGGCATTTCAGATAATTGACTTGTATGGAGATCTTGTTAATTATGTCAATGCGCAAGGCTTTTCCCCTCTCCATCTTCTGGCTACCAAGCCTTCTGCCTTCAAAAGCGGTAGCCACCTCGGCCTATTCCAAAAAATTATTTACTACT GTATTTATGTTGATGAGCTCAAGGCGGATCGATCTAATGGGGGGATAATTAAGACATTCAAAGTGGAAGAGAAACccaattatccagaaaactacCAGATATGCATCAACTTCATTCGGTTGTTCAGGGAAACAATTCCCAGTG TTATCAAAAACGTCGTCCAAGCCAATCAGAGACAGAGGAGAGAAATAAAATCAGCAGATCCAGAGAACCAGCGTACTCTCAACACTTCAAATTCAG GGTCAAAATCCAATGATCTAAGTCAAGGACACCAAAAGTTTCCCAGAAACTACACAACCTGCTTTGAGTTTGTCAAGCTTATATCAAAGGCAATGCTGATTGTTCTTGGCTTAG GATCTACCCAGATAAGAAAGataagggaaaagaaaaaaaaacacaaatggtCTGTTCAGATCATGAACGAATTGTTAAAACGAGCTGCCATGTATGAGTATGAAGACAGTGGTATGAATCCGCAGGTCACCACGGCACCTTCCCACAAAGAAAATGACATTGATGAAACCACACCTTATAACATTGCTGATGGCGGCCCCATCCTCATGCCCCCCGATAGCGCCGTCCCCGCCCCCATGCCTGAACAGAAGGCTGAGAAGCCAAATAATGGTAAAGAAAAGATCCCAGAAG ATTGGTATTTTTTGTCTTCTGGGTTTTGGCTGGCATCGTGGAGTTTGCCGACGATATCCCGGCGGATGAAGGTGATGGTCGAGAACGATATTGGGAGTTGA
- the LOC137714634 gene encoding ankyrin repeat-containing protein ITN1-like has protein sequence MTVIRRSDFADESWIRGRKAIADGGKQLQWSQGHQKFPVNYNTCFESVKLLSKAMLIVLGLGSAQIRKIRDKKEKHKWSVQIMNELLKRARSYEYEDSGMNPQAHKDNDETKPYELVDGRAIFMLPEGDSEQGTVTSSTSPLPQQEAEKPNNGKENIPEDQKAENKTPSARGESPILIAAKNGVTEMVEEILELFPVAIHDMNLEKKNIVLLAVEHRQPHVYKLLLKRKILKESVFSMVDHDGNSALHLAAKLGEHKPWLIPGAALQMQWEIRWYEFVKTSMPLHFFARHNKKGRTAREIFTETHTTIVKDGGEWLTNTSESCSVVAALIATVAFATSTTVPGGVDERSGTPNLENQPAFDIFAIASLVALCFSVTAMVMFLAILTSRYQEKDFGKDLPRKLLVGLTSLFVSIASVLVSFCAGHFFVLKDKLKYATFPVYAITCLPVTFFAMAQFPLYVDLIWATFKKVPQRSYKIAPL, from the exons GTCAAGGACACCAAAAGTTTCCCGTAAACTACAACACCTGCTTTGAGTCTGTCAAGCTTTTATCAAAGGCAATGCTGATTGTACTTGGCTTAG GGTCTGCGCAGATAAGAAAGATAAGggataagaaagaaaaacacaaatggTCTGTTCAGATCATGAACGAATTGTTAAAACGAGCTAGATCATATGAGTATGAAGACAGTGGTATGAATCCGCAGGCCCACAAAGACAATGATGAGACCAAACCTTATGAACTTGTTGACGGCCGCGCCATCTTCATGCTCCCCGAGGGCGACAGTGAACAAGGAACTGTGACTAGTAGCACTTCCCCATTGCCTCAACAGGAGGCTGAGAAGCCAAATAATGGTAAAGAAAACATCCCAGAAG ATCAAAAGGCGGAGAATAAAACCCCAAGCGCAAGAGGGGAATCGCCAATACTGATTGCTGCAAAAAATGGGGTTACTGAAATGGTGGAGGAGATCCTTGAACTTTTTCCGGTGGCAATACATGATATGAACTTAGAGAAAAAGAACATAGTGTTGTTGGCAGTGGAACACAGGCAACCCCATGTGTACAAGCTCTTGCTCAAAAGAAAAATCCTGAAAGAAAGTGTGTTCAGTATGGTGGATCATGATGGGAATAGTGCATTACATCTAGCAGCAAAGTTGGGAGAGCATAAGCCTTGGCTAATTCCTGGAGCTGCGCTACAAATGCAATGGGAAATCAGATGGTATGAG TTTGTAAAAACCTCCATGCCGCTACACTTCTTTGCCCGCCACAACAAGAAGGGCAGGACAGCAAGGGAAATCTTCACCGAAACCCACACCACAATCGTCAAGGACGGAGGGGAGTGGCTGACCAACACCTCCGAGTCCTGCTCCGTCGTGGCTGCCCTCATTGCCACCGTTGCCTTCGCCACCTCAACCACCGTCCCCGGCGGCGTCGATGAACGAAGCGGAACACCAAACCTAGAAAATCAGCCAGCTTTTGACATTTTCGCCATTGCCTCCTTGGTCGCCCTCTGCTTCTCCGTCACGGCCATGGTCATGTTCCTAGCCATTTTAACGTCCCGGTACCAAGAGAAGGACTTCGGTAAGGACCTGCCGAGAAAGCTGTTGGTAGGGCTGACGTCACTGTTCGTGTCTATAGCTTCCGTGTTGGTTTCTTTTTGCGCCGGACATTTTTTCGTGCTTAAAGATAAGCTCAAATACGCTACATTTCCAGTCTACGCAATCACTTGCTTGCCGGTAACCTTTTTTGCCATGGCGCAGTTTCCACTGTACGTTGATCTGATTTGGGCTACTTTTAAGAAAGTACCACAACGGAGTTACAAGATAGCTCCTCTTTAG